Below is a genomic region from Zea mays cultivar B73 chromosome 9, Zm-B73-REFERENCE-NAM-5.0, whole genome shotgun sequence.
AAGCAGAAAGAACTTAAGAGAGAGACAAACCTTCAAGTTTTCTCTTTTCTGTTGAAGCTGCTGACTTTTCTTCAGCCGTAACCTCCTTGGAAGCCTCAACAACAGAATCAGGGAGGATCACCTCTTTCACATCTTCTGAGTTAAGCTCATTCTTTTGTCCGAGATCATCAGATTTCATATTGGCCTCATCTTGTTTAATTTCCACAACATCCTCCTCCATTGACTCATCACCTGAACTCCTGTCTAGATTTAATTTCTCTGGAGACCCACCTTCAGGACTATCCTTCTTGTATGAGTCCACATTAGCTGTGGAATCTATGTCTTCCAAAGATGTCTGGTTCTTAACCAGCTCTTTGTCATCATCCAATGGCTGCAAATCTCCACCTAATGAAGTAATGCCGGATGATGGTTGGACCATCTTCGGCTGAACCTCTAATTCTAAATCAAAATTATTAGCATTTAAATTATCTTTTATAGTATTCTTTTTGTTAGATGATAGATTATCAGTAGAAATCGACTCACACTTAATTTGAGACCCTAAATCTGGACTAACCTCAGGTACCTGATTGTTTGGTTTTGATACGATGGGCTTGCAgtcctcattcatggtatcagaaCTATTGTTATCTTCATCATACATTGACACCTTGTTACCCAAATCAACCTTCAGTTCCAGTTTCTCCTCATCATCGCTAACTGGTGCACGTGTGACAACATCAGTATCCATAGAACCAACGTCTGAAGTTGCAGCTGTGACGACATCAGTATCCATAGGACCAGCAGCATCTGAATTTAAGGCATCTACAGGTGCAGGGGGGAAATCATGTTCTTCAATTTTGCTTGCTTCCGTAGCACCAAACTTGACTTCAGCAGGCGCCAAGTCTGAATTCACATCGATTGCATCATTAACAACAACTGTATCATTGGTGTCAACGTCTGTGGTCTTCTCATGAACAGGCTCATTAGTAATTTCAGTATGCACTTGCACTTCTTCAAATGACATATTTCCTTCAGCAACTGATTCGGGTACTTCTTCGTCTGCTGAGGCCTCTTCAACATCGACACTGGGGGCCCTTCTAGTGGGAGAAATTGTGGATTCCTGACCAGCTTTGGTGGTAGGAACTTCAACTTGCTGAGTGACATGAACCACAGTTTCCTGATGAACTTCCGTAACGGTAACTGTATTTTCCTCGCTAGCATTGGCATCAGGCAACTGATCATCCACATTCACTCCCACATCCTCATCAGCTTCGTCAGCTTCATCAGCTTCTATTTCACTCTGAATGGAGTCAAAGAGTCGCCTTACGAGTTCCTCCTTCAAACCTTTAACAGGAAGCTTCCTTTTACGGAGCTCATCCTTCAAATCAGTAACCCTCCACTGATCAATTGGTCGGTTGTTTAGCACAGGATAAGATGACATGGTGACTGCCAACAGAAATAAACAACCAAATCAGGCCTTACATTATCATATCTCGAAATCACATTGTTTCTTGGTCAAGTCAAAGATTCATTCCATTTGACAAAAAAATATAAACAAACTAATCATCAACTGAAGCCTATGGAGTCCAGTAAATAGCTACATACCTAGATCAACTAATAATGACATTAATATTTGTATCCGAAACAAATAATAATAATCAAATCCGAGTAAAATAAACAAGAAATTCAATTACTGCAAAAACTACAGTTTCTGGACAACTGAACACTAACCATACTATAGAGTTCGTTGCTTACATTCTACTAGTTCTATTATACAGTTTGAGCATAACATAGGGATAAAGTACTAATAGTGAAAGCAATAATTACATGATGTGTTTGGATGAAATATAACTATTCATTCTATATAATACAAAAAATTGTCTTGCCTTCTGACATTTACTGGACAATACAATGGTCATAATGCACAACAAATTGATAAAGAACACAACTGTCAGCCATAAATTATCATAGCTGATGACATAGCCAAGATTGGTCACAAATGGAACACTACACTCCACCGAAGTAGAAAGTATCAAACACCAGCATATCAAATCAAGGCATTTCACTGTATAGGGCACAAAAAGGCACCCCATTAAATCGCAGGATTCCATGAGGAAACTGCAAACGGAGCAAAAATCGAAGAACCTATCCAGATATATCCAAAGGCACCACCCTTATATCCCTCACCATCAAACAAATCACGCGAGGGCGCTGTCGGAAACACAGAAGAGCATCACAGCCAGGGGCGGACCTGGGTGTACACATGGACACCCGATATTTTTTTGCAAAGCAATCGAAGTGAGTAGGAATAATACATGCATAGTTCAGATCCGAATACCAGTACGTTAGGGTTTGGGCGCACGGTTTCGCACAGCAGGGAGGGACAAGGGGAAGGCGTACCTACGAATAGAAGTTAGGGTTTGGGCGCACGGCTTCGCGCCGCAGGAAGGGAAGAACAAAGGGAGGGCAtacctggtggtggtggtgctcgtcGCCGGTAAAGGGGGCCGAAGTAGGGCGTTAGCGACGGCCGGCCCAGTCGTGTGGGTGGGTCGGATTGCGCGCAGGCTGGGGGCGATAGAACAAGACAGCAGGGTAGGGTTGCAGCACACACACCTACAAGCAGATCGGATGCGTAAGTACAGTACAGGGCAGGCCTGATCGGCTGAGCCTCAAGCAGAACCAAAAAAAACATTTTTAGAGCcattagcagcagcagcagcaataataataataataa
It encodes:
- the LOC100381870 gene encoding uncharacterized protein isoform X1, which produces MSSYPVLNNRPIDQWRVTDLKDELRKRKLPVKGLKEELVRRLFDSIQSEIEADEADEADEDVGVNVDDQLPDANASEENTVTVTEVHQETVVHVTQQVEVPTTKAGQESTISPTRRAPSVDVEEASADEEVPESVAEGNMSFEEVQVHTEITNEPVHEKTTDVDTNDTVVVNDAIDVNSDLAPAEVKFGATEASKIEEHDFPPAPVDALNSDAAGPMDTDVVTAATSDVGSMDTDVVTRAPVSDDEEKLELKVDLGNKVSMYDEDNNSSDTMNEDCKPIVSKPNNQVPEVSPDLGSQIKCESISTDNLSSNKKNTIKDNLNANNFDLELEVQPKMVQPSSGITSLGGDLQPLDDDKELVKNQTSLEDIDSTANVDSYKKDSPEGGSPEKLNLDRSSGDESMEEDVVEIKQDEANMKSDDLGQKNELNSEDVKEVILPDSVVEASKEVTAEEKSAASTEKRKLEDEDIANTEPIKRQRRWTADVAKVPERQALSQTGPETPKDIFQPAFKRSFGRSDSTASVDSPKERIVPPAEKPATTSLRIDRFVRPFTLKAVQELLGKTGSVQDFWMDHIKTHCYVTFSSVDEAMATRDAVYNLQWPPNNGNKLVAEFVDPQEVKLKVDPPPPPAAPVSPAAITRAPPLQQTQSVPRQAATPKEQLPPPPPPPLAKPPMADPAAIARERLPPTPKKPEPPVVTLDDLFRKTQSSPRIYYLPLSEEEVAAKLAAQGKGKKE